In Melitaea cinxia chromosome 11, ilMelCinx1.1, whole genome shotgun sequence, a genomic segment contains:
- the LOC123657593 gene encoding uncharacterized protein LOC123657593 has protein sequence MLSSRLDTHLNLHDAQFGFRPGLSTESAVLCLKHTVQYYTNRNTPVYACFLDLSKAFDLVSYNKLWHKLKTETTLPEGLIRLLKYWYGNQNNIISWAGSLSEPYRLECGVRQGGVTSPKLFSLYVNRLIEELSSTKVGCSIDGTFVNNISYADDMVLLSPSIKALRKLLGICERYAVAHGLRYNPEKSEMLIFKAGNKCYPTVPSVTISGTSLKIVTKFKYLGHWVNADQSDEMDMERERRALAVRSDMLIRRFAKCTNEVKITLFRAYCQSFYTCSLWIKYTKKAYSVLRVQYNNAFRALLGLPRHCSASGMFAEEHTDGFYAIMRKRVASLWRRIRASTNSILRTVADRFDGSIIKHWITMHVMPSDRAAK, from the coding sequence ATGCTCAGTAGCCGATTGGATACGCATCTAAATCTGCATGACGCACAGTTCGGATTTAGACCCGGACTGTCCACTGAAAGTGCAGTGCTGTGTCTTAAGCATACTGTCCAATACTATACGAACAGGAACACACCAGTTTATGCGTGTTTCCTGGACCTTTCAAAGGCCTTTGATTTGGTGTCTTACAATAAGCTGTGGCATAAATTAAAGACAGAGACCACACTACCTGAAGGCCTTATACGTCTATTGAAGTACTGGTACGGTAACCAGAATAACATTATTAGTTGGGCGGGCTCGCTGTCGGAGCCATACAGGCTGGAATGTGGGGTAAGGCAGGGAGGAGTGACCTCGCCGAAGCTTTTTAGCTTGTATGTGAACCGTCTGATTGAGGAGCTGAGCAGCACCAAAGTCGGATGCTCTATTGATGGTACATTTGTTAACAATATAAGTTACGCTGACGACATGGTGCTGCTGAGCCCTTCAATCAAAGCCCTTAGAAAATTATTAGGGATCTGTGAGAGGTATGCAGTGGCTCATGGCCTTAGGTATAATCCCGAAAAGAGCGAAATGCTTATATTTAAAGCAGGTAATAAATGTTATCCCACAGTACCGTCGGTAACAATAAGTGGCACCTCgcttaaaatagtaacaaagtTCAAGTACTTGGGGCATTGGGTAAATGCTGACCAGAGCGATGAGATGGACATGGAACGGGAACGTAGGGCGCTGGCGGTCAGAAGTGACATGCTTATCCGCAGGTTTGCAAAGtgcacaaatgaagttaaaataactCTATTCAGAGCATACTGTCAATCTTTTTACACTTGCAGCCTGTGGATTAAATATACTAAGAAGGCCTACAGCGTCCTGCGTGTCcagtataataatgcgtttaggGCGCTGTTGGGGCTCCCGCGACACTGCAGTGCCTCGGGGATGTTCGCAGAGGAGCATACAGATGGCTTTTATGCAATTATGCGTAAGCGTGTGGCATCTCTGTGGAGGCGGATACGCGCGAGCACCAACAGCATCCTGCGTACAGTTGCGGACCGGTTTGACGGATCCATAATAAAACATTGGATCACCATGCATGTTATGCCGTCGGACCGAGccgctaaataa